CGCTGCCTGATATCAAATGGAGGCTTCAGAATTATTCAACGACCGACAAAAACTCTGCGACAACTCTCACATCACCCTCCAGATCCGGGAGAAGAATTATTTCCTTGTGACTTGCGTCACTCGAATCGGGGCGAAGCACAATCTTAGTTTGTCGAAACCCAGCAAGACTCGATTCTGTGTTTGCTTTCTCACTGAAGTAACGCTTGACCGTATAACGCCCCCCAGTTTCAGGATCATCTATCGCCCGAGACTCCACCACAACAATCTTGCCATTTCTCGAACCCTGAGGGTTTATCCGAAACAAACACCATGCCCCGTCTGGAATCACACGATTCATTGAACTACCAAAAACTTGTGCAACAAAATAGCCTTCCCGGATTTTTAGATGGTCAGGTAGTGATACCCACTCTGCCTCTTGCGCATTTTGAGGTAACCCAAAGCCACCAGCTGCAAATTTAAGATCAAATATAGGTACTGCGTTTACATAGGGCCGAACTTGCTTAGCAGGGAGGAGTTCAAGATGTAACCCAGAAAAAGTTGTGGGCAAAATAATTGGACTGTCTTCCAAGGGCTTCGATAAACGTGACTGAAAATAATCTCTTGTTTCTTGGTCAGGAGAAAACACATAACACCCCTTCTGACCACGTGTCATCAACGTTCGATAGGTATTTTTTATGATCAAGCCGCCAAGAGCTTGAGCGCGTAACGAATCACTTCGTAACAATTTTTTATAACCCCGAACAGATTTGTCATAACGAGACCTCTTGTCTGGATTAGTGATAATCACGCCGTCTCTCACTAAGAGATCAGGGCCTATGATCACACCCACATAATCAAGCTCTAAACCCTGACAAGTATGAATACAACCAATTTCTTTCACTGAAGTTGGATCTATTAGCCAAGTCATTCCATATCGCTGGAGATTCCATTGAGCTTGAAAGTCATATTCTGGAAAAACAATATCCATCGCTTCTGGGTCGCGCTTACTTACCCAGTCCCAACAATAGCCGGCAACAAGTCGAGCCTTATTATTACCTCGATTTAGCCGCTCAATTTCCTGCCGTAAAACATTCGGATCCTCAAACACTCGAAAATCATACTCAGCGCTCTCAAGTGTTTGGTTCGCCGTCTCACGCACTCCAAGAACATCATCAATCCACGCGAGATAGCCATCAGACCCATTACAACGAAACTGGGAAGCCAATGACATCTCAGTGACTTCAGCTTTTTCCCCCAAGGCCCACTTGCGAATCTCTTCCTTATCACCAATGTCAAGAAAAGTAACACGCTGATCTTCATCAAGAAAGAACACGGAGAATCTGGCAGCTTTTATAAGCTCTTTAATTTGATTTTCACCGAGGTTTGCATAAAGCCCCGATTTCTCGTTAAGGCGATGTGCCTCATCAATGATCAGCGCCCCGAAAACATCAGCCTCAGAGTCTATAAATTGTCCAGAGCCTCGAAATAGATTTCGAATTCGACTCGATCGAAAGTGTCCTGATAACTTTGCAGCATAAACATCCCTCACCGCTTGATTCTTGGATACGTAGTGCGCAGCAATTTCCCGTGCTGTTAATTCCACTAGTAAATTTATAGCAACCACTGTCTTCCCGGTTCCCGGTCCGCCTTGAACAATGAGTACTTGCTTTTTCCCCTCCGATGCCCTGTGAGCCAAATCCAATGCAGCTTCATAAACAAGTTTTTGATCATCAATCATCAAAAACTCCTTATTTCCATTCAGCATACTGACTAAGACATCAGCCAGGGCTTTAGAGGGTTTTATTTTTCCGTGCTCGATGCGATACATCACATCTTTAGAGTCACCATATCGAATATGTTTTTTTATAAACCTCGCAAGCGCTCGGGCATCGTGGGAAATAAATACTGGGGCTCGTTGTACGTATGCAGCGTAAAAAGGATCATTGATCGCTTCACGCGAGTCTAGGTTGTGAAGATAGGCACAAGGGACCAGACGAATTGAGTCCTGTCGAACCTTCTCATTAAAATCCTCAATCAATGTGGCATAGCTCCAGGCCTGATAAGAGGGATGATTCGTCTCAACAGAGCTCCCGCCCAGGCGAGTTATCACAACACCATCTTTTTGAGTTACCGACACTTCACTCCACTGCTTGAGCTCTACAATTACAGCGGCGTCGAGTCGCTCTTCGGTCTGACCAGAAACGATAAAGTCAATGCGTTTGCTTGTTAAGGGAATTGCATACTCAATTGATACGCAAGAATCAAGTGGGATATCCTGGTCTAGAAGAATATTCCCCATGAACTGCATAGAGTTACGCCAGGAATTGATTTCACTTTCACTAACTCTTCTAGCGAGTTTTCGAATAACTTCTCTGTAGATGCAATCATGAATTCGATTTTCCCGAACATCTTCGAGAAAACGTTTTTTGGATTCTGAATAGACAATCACGCCGAGATGTTAGAACTAGAGCTCTGTATACTTTTTTGACGAACCGCGTGCTTTATCTGCTGGATATTTTTTGACATTGTCCGCCAACTTATTAAACGCTATTTCTTCGAGATCAAATCCTAGCTTTTTGCACAACAACAAAAGATACAAGTAAACATCTGCGATTTCATCTCCGGCTCGTTTTATTTGGTTTGCAGTCAAGTTCTCACTCTCGATAGGTGTGAGCCATTGGAACACCTCGAGTAGTTCTGCTGCCTCGATACTCACAGAAGTTGCCAAGTTTTTGGGCGTATGAAACTGCTCCCAGTC
The nucleotide sequence above comes from beta proteobacterium MWH-UniP1. Encoded proteins:
- a CDS encoding nucleotide pyrophosphohydrolase codes for the protein MASRSTANLQKALTNFVKERDWEQFHTPKNLATSVSIEAAELLEVFQWLTPIESENLTANQIKRAGDEIADVYLYLLLLCKKLGFDLEEIAFNKLADNVKKYPADKARGSSKKYTEL
- a CDS encoding DNA/RNA helicase domain-containing protein — translated: MIVYSESKKRFLEDVRENRIHDCIYREVIRKLARRVSESEINSWRNSMQFMGNILLDQDIPLDSCVSIEYAIPLTSKRIDFIVSGQTEERLDAAVIVELKQWSEVSVTQKDGVVITRLGGSSVETNHPSYQAWSYATLIEDFNEKVRQDSIRLVPCAYLHNLDSREAINDPFYAAYVQRAPVFISHDARALARFIKKHIRYGDSKDVMYRIEHGKIKPSKALADVLVSMLNGNKEFLMIDDQKLVYEAALDLAHRASEGKKQVLIVQGGPGTGKTVVAINLLVELTAREIAAHYVSKNQAVRDVYAAKLSGHFRSSRIRNLFRGSGQFIDSEADVFGALIIDEAHRLNEKSGLYANLGENQIKELIKAARFSVFFLDEDQRVTFLDIGDKEEIRKWALGEKAEVTEMSLASQFRCNGSDGYLAWIDDVLGVRETANQTLESAEYDFRVFEDPNVLRQEIERLNRGNNKARLVAGYCWDWVSKRDPEAMDIVFPEYDFQAQWNLQRYGMTWLIDPTSVKEIGCIHTCQGLELDYVGVIIGPDLLVRDGVIITNPDKRSRYDKSVRGYKKLLRSDSLRAQALGGLIIKNTYRTLMTRGQKGCYVFSPDQETRDYFQSRLSKPLEDSPIILPTTFSGLHLELLPAKQVRPYVNAVPIFDLKFAAGGFGLPQNAQEAEWVSLPDHLKIREGYFVAQVFGSSMNRVIPDGAWCLFRINPQGSRNGKIVVVESRAIDDPETGGRYTVKRYFSEKANTESSLAGFRQTKIVLRPDSSDASHKEIILLPDLEGDVRVVAEFLSVVE